One genomic window of Candidatus Zixiibacteriota bacterium includes the following:
- the rpsT gene encoding 30S ribosomal protein S20: MAHHLHTKKAIRQSDRRRRRNQTTKSKMKTSIKQFLASEAADVKLAALKRAQTAIDRAAKKNIIHKNAAARRKSQLARAYNNLVKSHS; encoded by the coding sequence TTGGCGCATCACTTACACACAAAGAAAGCTATCCGGCAGTCGGACAGGCGCAGAAGGCGTAACCAGACCACGAAGTCGAAGATGAAAACCTCGATCAAGCAGTTTCTTGCATCCGAGGCTGCCGATGTGAAGCTGGCCGCTCTCAAGCGGGCGCAGACGGCAATCGACCGCGCTGCCAAGAAGAACATCATTCATAAGAATGCTGCTGCTCGCAGGAAATCTCAGCTTGCTCGCGCTTATAACAATCTGGTCAAGTCTCATTCCTGA
- a CDS encoding NAD(P)/FAD-dependent oxidoreductase has product MKSKYDVVVVGGGPGGLSAALSASRAGAEVLLLETHRKIGQPVSCAEGISCTGLSQVLEPNEDWISSRVSGAKLFSQNGKSMFIDHPNAGYILDRSKFEPYISKMAEDAGSEIAKGWRAEKPVYEDGRFVRIDVVSNGERKTVEFKILVAADGIESTIARQAGLVKPLLPSRVASCAQYRIEGISIEPETPEFHFNFDIAPGGYIWVFPKGPDSANVGLGLIPTMAKHLNPFEQLDRFMSSRFDRFKITQKMMGVVPLFEGRHTMLKDNLMVVGDAARLIDSLTGAGIATALYSGKLAGELAAESVQNGNRAAILKEYPKRFMAIFGRRLRMYSLAHQIFRRLKPEELDFVVGFAEEIFAGKKTYAIDSVDVIRKILTRMPGLINSPPDWSGNRNCR; this is encoded by the coding sequence ATGAAATCAAAGTATGATGTCGTAGTCGTAGGCGGAGGGCCGGGAGGTCTGTCCGCCGCGTTGTCGGCTTCACGTGCCGGAGCCGAAGTCCTTCTGCTCGAAACCCACCGCAAGATCGGCCAGCCGGTCTCCTGTGCCGAGGGGATAAGCTGCACGGGACTGTCTCAAGTGCTGGAGCCGAATGAAGATTGGATCAGTAGCAGGGTCAGCGGCGCAAAGCTGTTTTCTCAGAACGGCAAATCGATGTTTATCGATCATCCCAATGCCGGTTACATACTCGATAGATCGAAATTCGAGCCGTATATCTCAAAGATGGCCGAAGATGCCGGTTCTGAGATCGCTAAGGGCTGGAGGGCTGAGAAACCTGTATATGAAGATGGGCGGTTTGTCAGAATAGATGTGGTCTCAAACGGTGAGCGGAAAACTGTCGAGTTCAAGATTCTTGTTGCAGCCGATGGCATCGAATCGACCATCGCAAGGCAGGCAGGGCTGGTGAAGCCGTTGCTGCCGTCTCGTGTAGCGAGTTGCGCACAATACCGTATCGAGGGCATCTCCATTGAACCGGAAACTCCCGAATTCCATTTCAATTTCGACATCGCTCCCGGTGGATATATATGGGTATTCCCGAAGGGGCCAGATTCGGCCAATGTCGGCCTCGGATTGATCCCGACAATGGCGAAACACTTGAATCCGTTTGAGCAGCTTGATCGCTTCATGAGCAGCCGGTTTGATCGGTTCAAGATCACTCAGAAGATGATGGGCGTTGTGCCGCTGTTCGAGGGTCGCCACACCATGCTGAAGGATAATCTCATGGTCGTAGGCGATGCTGCTCGTCTGATCGATTCTCTTACCGGTGCGGGAATCGCTACGGCGCTATATTCCGGCAAATTGGCGGGAGAACTTGCGGCCGAAAGTGTGCAGAATGGGAATAGGGCGGCGATTTTGAAAGAATACCCGAAGCGATTCATGGCGATATTCGGGCGTAGACTACGCATGTATTCTCTGGCTCACCAGATATTCCGCAGGTTGAAGCCGGAGGAACTCGATTTTGTGGTTGGATTTGCGGAAGAAATATTTGCCGGGAAGAAGACTTACGCCATAGATTCTGTGGACGTGATCAGAAAGATTCTGACACGGATGCCGGGGTTGATAAACTCGCCCCCCGATTGGTCTGGAAATAGGAACTGCCGGTGA
- a CDS encoding 4Fe-4S binding protein — protein MTIDEALCGECGGCVAVCPFDAIILEADGVREIPNACTLCNLCVITCPSRAILLKDEIKV, from the coding sequence TTGACAATAGATGAGGCGCTGTGCGGGGAATGCGGCGGATGTGTGGCTGTATGCCCGTTCGACGCCATTATCCTCGAAGCTGATGGCGTCCGCGAGATTCCGAACGCGTGCACGCTGTGCAATCTCTGCGTAATCACATGTCCATCACGAGCGATTTTACTCAAAGATGAAATCAAAGTATGA